One Pseudomonas sp. MM213 genomic window, CCTGGAAAAAGTCCTGATCGTCGATGACAAGTTTGCCCTCAAAGGCATGATGACCGTCAAAGACATCGAAAAAGCCAAGGCTTACCCGCTGGCCAGCAAGGACGATCAAGGTCGTCTGCGCGTAGGCGCTGCGGTCGGCACCGGTAAAGACACCGGTGATCGCGTTGCCGCGCTGGTCAATGCCGGCGTTGACGTGGTGGTGGTCGACACCGCTCACGGTCACTCCAAAGGTGTGATCGACCGCGTTCGCTGGGTCAAACAGAATTTCCCTGAAGTGCAGGTCATCGGCGGCAACATCGCCACCGGCGCTGCCGCCAAGGCCCTGGCCGAAGCTGGCGCCGATGCGGTCAAGGTCGGTATCGGCCCTGGCTCGATCTGCACCACCCGTATCGTCGCCGGTGTCGGCGTCCCGCAAATCAGTGCCATCGCCAACGTCGCCGCCGCCCTTGAAGGCACCGGTGTTCCGTTGATCGCCGACGGCGGCATCCGTTTCTCCGGTGACCTGTCCAAGGCCATCGTAGCCGGTGCTTCCTGCGTGATGATGGGCTCGATGTTCGCCGGTACCGAAGAAGCGCCAGGCGAGATCGAACTGTTCCAGGGGCGTTCGTACAAGGCTTACCGTGGCATGGGTTCGCTGGGCGCCATGTCCCAGGCTCAAGGTTCCTCCGATCGTTACTTCCAGGACTCCTCGGCAGGCGCCGAGAAACTGGTTCCGGAAGGCATCGAAGGGCGTGTTCCG contains:
- the guaB gene encoding IMP dehydrogenase; this encodes MLRISQEALTFDDILLVPGYSEVLPNEVSLKTRLTRGIELNIPLVSAAMDTVTEARLAIAMAQEGGIGIIHKNMTIEQQAAEVRKVKKFEAGVVKDPITIEADATVRDLFELTRMHNISGVPVLHDGDLVGIVTSRDVRFETRLEATVREVMTPKERLVTVREGANKNEVRELLHKHRLEKVLIVDDKFALKGMMTVKDIEKAKAYPLASKDDQGRLRVGAAVGTGKDTGDRVAALVNAGVDVVVVDTAHGHSKGVIDRVRWVKQNFPEVQVIGGNIATGAAAKALAEAGADAVKVGIGPGSICTTRIVAGVGVPQISAIANVAAALEGTGVPLIADGGIRFSGDLSKAIVAGASCVMMGSMFAGTEEAPGEIELFQGRSYKAYRGMGSLGAMSQAQGSSDRYFQDSSAGAEKLVPEGIEGRVPYKGTLSAIIHQLMGGLRSSMGYTGSADIEEMRTKPEFVRITGAGMAESHVHDVQITKEAPNYRVG